One window from the genome of Caldibacillus debilis DSM 16016 encodes:
- the icd gene encoding NADP-dependent isocitrate dehydrogenase, whose translation MANGEKITVQNGVLNVPDHPIIPFIEGDGTGPDIWAAASRVLDASVEKAYQGKRKIVWKEVLAGEKAFKQTGEWLPQETLDTIKEHIIAIKGPLTTPVGGGIRSLNVALRQELDLYVCLRPVRWFEGVPSPVKRPQDTDMVIFRENTEDIYAGIEYAKGTEEVKKLIDFLQNEMGVKKIRFPETSGIGIKPISEEGSKRLVRAAIRYALKEGRKSVTLVHKGNIMKYTEGAFKNWGYEVAEEEFGDRVFTWAQYDRIKAEKGADAANEAQRKAEEEGKIIVKDVIADIFLQQILTRPKEFDVVATMNLNGDYISDALAAQVGGIGIAPGANINYDTGHAIFEATHGTAPKYAGLDKVNPSSVILSGVLMLRHLGWNEAADLIIKAMEKTIASKYVTYDFARLMEGATEVKCSQFADKLIENMA comes from the coding sequence ATGGCTAACGGAGAAAAAATTACGGTTCAAAACGGGGTATTAAACGTTCCCGACCATCCGATCATTCCGTTCATCGAAGGCGACGGAACCGGGCCCGATATATGGGCCGCCGCATCCAGGGTTTTGGATGCTTCTGTGGAAAAGGCTTATCAAGGGAAAAGAAAGATCGTTTGGAAAGAAGTCTTGGCCGGGGAGAAGGCCTTTAAGCAAACGGGGGAATGGCTCCCGCAGGAAACGCTGGATACGATCAAAGAACATATCATTGCCATAAAAGGACCGCTGACCACGCCCGTCGGCGGAGGGATCCGTTCCTTGAACGTGGCTTTGCGCCAGGAATTGGATCTGTATGTTTGCCTGAGGCCCGTCCGCTGGTTCGAAGGGGTCCCTTCCCCGGTGAAGCGGCCGCAGGATACCGACATGGTCATTTTCCGGGAAAATACGGAAGACATTTACGCGGGAATCGAGTATGCGAAGGGCACGGAAGAAGTGAAGAAGCTCATCGACTTTTTGCAAAATGAAATGGGCGTAAAGAAAATCCGCTTCCCGGAAACTTCCGGAATCGGCATTAAACCGATCTCCGAAGAAGGCTCGAAACGGCTCGTCCGCGCCGCCATCCGATACGCCCTCAAAGAAGGAAGGAAGTCCGTCACCCTCGTACATAAAGGGAACATCATGAAATATACCGAAGGCGCCTTCAAAAATTGGGGCTACGAAGTGGCTGAGGAAGAATTCGGCGACCGGGTGTTCACCTGGGCCCAGTATGACCGGATCAAGGCGGAAAAGGGGGCGGACGCCGCCAACGAGGCCCAAAGAAAGGCGGAAGAAGAAGGAAAAATCATCGTCAAGGACGTGATTGCCGACATCTTCCTGCAGCAAATCTTGACCCGGCCGAAGGAATTCGACGTGGTTGCGACGATGAATTTGAACGGGGATTATATCTCCGACGCGCTGGCCGCCCAAGTCGGCGGGATCGGCATCGCCCCCGGGGCCAACATCAACTACGATACGGGACATGCCATCTTTGAAGCGACCCACGGAACCGCCCCGAAATACGCCGGATTGGATAAGGTGAACCCGTCCTCCGTCATTTTGTCGGGCGTGCTGATGCTGCGGCATCTGGGCTGGAACGAGGCGGCCGACCTGATCATCAAGGCGATGGAAAAGACGATTGCATCCAAATATGTCACCTACGATTTCGCCCGCCTGATGGAAGGGGCCACGGAAGTCAAATGCTCCCAGTTTGCCGACAAATTGATTGAAAATATGGCATAA
- the citZ gene encoding citrate synthase → MNTARGLEGVVAATSSISSIIDDKLTYVGYDIDDLAENALFEEVVFLLWHRRLPKKQELEDFKKLLAENAPIPKELIDHLKSYPNQKVHPMAALRTAVSFLGLFDDEADVFTKEANYNKAVRLQAKIPTIVAAFSRIRKGLEPVEPRKDLNFAANFLYMLNGEEPDQVAVEAFNKALVLHADHELNASTFTARVCVATLSDVYSGVTSAISALKGPLHGGANEQVMKMLMEIGSVENVEPYIRKKLANKEKIMGFGHRVYRNGDPRAKHLKKMSEKLTKLTGEPKWYDISTKIESIVTAEKNIPPNVDFYSASVYHSLGIEHDLFTPIFAISRMSGWLAHILEQYENNRLIRPRAEYVGPGKQTYVKLEDRG, encoded by the coding sequence ATGAACACTGCCAGAGGTCTCGAAGGGGTTGTGGCTGCGACGTCGAGCATCAGTTCCATCATCGACGACAAGCTGACATATGTCGGCTATGACATTGACGATCTAGCAGAAAACGCGCTGTTTGAGGAAGTCGTATTTTTATTGTGGCATCGCCGGCTGCCGAAGAAACAAGAATTGGAAGATTTCAAGAAACTGCTGGCGGAAAATGCCCCGATCCCGAAGGAGCTCATCGATCATTTGAAGTCCTATCCGAATCAGAAGGTCCATCCGATGGCCGCATTGCGCACGGCCGTCTCCTTCCTCGGCCTGTTTGATGACGAGGCGGATGTTTTCACGAAGGAGGCCAACTATAATAAAGCGGTCCGCCTGCAGGCGAAGATCCCGACGATCGTCGCTGCCTTCTCCCGCATCCGTAAAGGGCTGGAGCCGGTCGAACCGCGAAAGGATCTAAATTTCGCCGCCAACTTTTTATATATGTTAAACGGCGAAGAACCGGACCAAGTGGCCGTCGAGGCGTTCAACAAGGCGCTGGTTTTGCACGCGGATCATGAGCTGAACGCTTCCACCTTTACGGCCCGGGTATGCGTCGCCACCCTGTCCGACGTGTATTCCGGGGTGACGAGCGCCATCAGCGCTTTGAAGGGGCCGCTCCATGGCGGGGCGAACGAACAGGTCATGAAGATGCTGATGGAAATCGGTTCCGTGGAAAATGTGGAGCCCTATATCCGGAAAAAATTGGCCAACAAGGAAAAGATCATGGGCTTCGGCCACCGGGTGTACCGGAATGGCGACCCGCGGGCGAAACATTTGAAAAAAATGTCGGAGAAGCTGACGAAATTAACCGGGGAACCGAAATGGTACGATATCTCCACGAAGATCGAAAGCATCGTGACCGCCGAGAAAAACATTCCGCCGAATGTGGATTTTTACTCCGCGTCGGTCTACCACAGCCTGGGGATCGAACACGACCTGTTCACGCCGATTTTTGCCATCAGCCGGATGTCGGGATGGCTCGCGCATATATTGGAACAATATGAGAACAACCGCTTGATCCGGCCCCGTGCGGAATATGTCGGCCCGGGCAAGCAAACTTACGTAAAATTGGAAGATCGCGGATAA
- a CDS encoding DUF441 domain-containing protein, with amino-acid sequence MTYLFLLLFLAAGVFAKNQPLILAVLFLLFVKILFPGGRIFAILQEKGIDWGITIITVAVLVPVATGEIGFQELIGPLKSVNGVIALLSGVLVALLAKAGVAQLAEDPAMMAAIVFGTILGLSFFNGVAVGPMIGAGIAWLAIKLFEYLQ; translated from the coding sequence ATGACATACCTTTTTTTGCTCCTTTTTCTTGCGGCGGGGGTTTTTGCCAAAAATCAGCCGCTGATCCTCGCCGTCCTTTTTTTGCTTTTCGTCAAAATCCTTTTTCCCGGCGGCCGGATTTTTGCCATCCTTCAGGAAAAGGGGATCGACTGGGGGATCACGATCATTACCGTGGCCGTGCTTGTTCCCGTCGCCACGGGAGAGATCGGTTTTCAGGAATTGATCGGCCCTTTGAAAAGCGTAAACGGGGTGATCGCCCTGTTGTCGGGGGTGCTGGTCGCCCTCTTGGCCAAAGCCGGCGTGGCGCAGCTGGCGGAGGATCCCGCCATGATGGCCGCAATCGTCTTCGGGACCATTCTCGGCCTTTCCTTCTTTAACGGGGTGGCGGTCGGCCCGATGATCGGAGCGGGGATCGCCTGGCTGGCGATAAAATTATTCGAATATTTACAATAA